In a single window of the Melioribacteraceae bacterium genome:
- the uvrA gene encoding excinuclease ABC subunit UvrA, which produces MNHLNKILIKGAREHNLKNIDLEIPRDSLVVITGLSGSGKSSLAFDTIYAEGQRRYIESLSAYARQFLGVLEKPDVDLIEGLSPAISIEQKSTHGNPRSTVGTVTEIYDYLRLLFARVGRVHCYNCGKPVEKQTSEQIIDTILSEYDEKRVIIFAPVIRGRKGHYKELFQDILSDGFIRVRVDGEIHELHDSFKVDRYKTHDIEIVVDRIKVTTNSRARVAESVEVALNYGEGNLIISNGEKDRVFSRNFSCMECGIGFSELAPNSFSFNSPYGSCPDCDGLGEKKELDLSLIIPDDTKTINQEAIAALGKPRNMWFFNQLQGIAEKYNFNYDTPIKELTEEQLEVILNGTTEKIPFTYKYGNGKSVTYMHKFNGIIKYIQHYYNSTSSNKIREWAESFMNTQTCSTCKGGRLKKESLAVKISDLNISQVTALSITKSKKYFNSLKLNSRESIIASQIIKEITSRIDFLLNVGLDYLTLDRSARTLSGGESQRIRLATQIGSQLAGVLYVLDEPSIGLHQSDNIKLINSLKNLRDLGNTIIVVEHDREMIESSDYIVDLGPLAGIHGGEVCLQGNTKDLLKSKNGADSITIQYLKDKKVIEYLNERRKGNGTYLELNGAEGNNLKNINLKLPLGSFIAITGVSGSGKSSLINETLVRILMKKIYHSKTTPLPFKEIKGLENIDKVIEIDQSPIGRTPRSNPATYTGLFTHIRDLFAQLPESKMRGYKTGRFSFNVAGGRCDGCEGDGLKKIEMNFLPDVYVLCEVCNGKRYNRETLEILYKTKSISDVLNMNVEDAIQFFEDIPTLYRKIKALNDVGLGYIKLGQQATTLSGGEAQRVKLATELSKVGTGKTIYILDEPTTGLHFEDVRILLKVLNQLVEKGNTVIVVEHNLDVIKVADYVVDLGPGGGEFGGELISEGTPEIVAANNNSLTGKFLKKELFRN; this is translated from the coding sequence ATGAACCATTTAAATAAAATTCTGATTAAAGGCGCGCGCGAACATAATCTAAAGAACATAGATTTAGAAATTCCCCGCGATTCATTGGTTGTAATTACCGGACTCTCAGGCAGCGGCAAATCATCACTCGCATTCGATACAATTTACGCCGAAGGACAGAGAAGATATATTGAATCATTATCCGCGTATGCCCGACAATTTTTGGGTGTATTGGAAAAACCGGATGTTGATTTGATAGAAGGATTGAGTCCGGCTATTTCTATTGAGCAAAAATCAACTCATGGAAATCCCCGCTCAACTGTTGGTACTGTAACTGAGATTTATGATTATTTGAGATTGCTGTTTGCGCGTGTGGGTAGAGTGCATTGTTATAATTGCGGTAAGCCGGTTGAAAAACAAACTTCCGAACAAATTATTGATACAATCCTTTCCGAATATGATGAAAAAAGAGTTATCATTTTTGCTCCGGTAATTAGAGGCAGAAAGGGGCATTATAAAGAACTATTTCAGGATATACTTTCTGATGGATTTATAAGAGTGCGGGTTGATGGGGAGATTCATGAATTGCATGATTCTTTTAAGGTTGATCGATATAAAACTCACGATATTGAAATAGTGGTTGACCGGATTAAAGTTACAACTAATTCCCGAGCACGTGTGGCTGAATCTGTTGAGGTAGCACTCAATTATGGGGAAGGAAATTTAATAATCAGCAATGGTGAAAAAGATAGAGTCTTTAGCCGTAATTTTTCATGCATGGAATGTGGAATAGGATTTTCTGAATTAGCTCCGAACTCATTTTCCTTTAATTCACCTTATGGCTCTTGCCCCGATTGCGATGGATTAGGTGAAAAAAAAGAATTGGATCTAAGTTTAATTATTCCCGATGACACAAAAACAATTAACCAGGAAGCCATTGCCGCGCTTGGAAAACCGAGAAATATGTGGTTCTTTAATCAACTGCAAGGCATAGCTGAAAAATATAATTTTAATTACGATACACCTATCAAAGAACTTACTGAAGAACAATTAGAAGTTATCCTTAATGGTACCACCGAGAAAATTCCCTTCACCTATAAATATGGGAATGGGAAAAGTGTTACCTACATGCATAAGTTTAATGGAATAATCAAATATATCCAGCATTATTATAATAGTACCTCTTCAAATAAAATTCGTGAATGGGCAGAAAGTTTTATGAATACTCAAACTTGCTCAACTTGCAAGGGTGGGAGATTAAAAAAGGAATCACTCGCGGTAAAGATTAGTGATCTGAATATTTCACAAGTAACGGCTCTCTCAATTACTAAATCAAAAAAATATTTTAATAGTTTGAAATTGAATTCGAGAGAATCAATCATTGCCAGCCAAATAATTAAAGAAATTACATCCCGGATCGATTTTCTATTAAATGTTGGTTTGGATTATTTGACTCTCGACCGTTCGGCGAGAACACTTTCCGGAGGTGAATCGCAAAGAATCCGTTTGGCTACTCAGATCGGTTCACAATTAGCCGGAGTACTTTATGTATTGGATGAACCAAGTATCGGACTTCATCAATCTGACAATATCAAACTTATAAACTCCTTGAAAAATTTAAGAGATTTGGGAAATACAATTATCGTTGTTGAGCATGATAGAGAAATGATAGAAAGCTCCGATTACATTGTTGATTTAGGACCACTCGCGGGAATTCATGGCGGGGAAGTATGCCTTCAAGGAAATACTAAAGACTTGCTCAAATCTAAAAATGGCGCCGATTCTATCACTATTCAATATCTTAAAGATAAAAAGGTAATTGAGTATTTAAATGAGAGAAGAAAGGGAAACGGAACATATTTGGAATTAAATGGCGCAGAGGGAAATAATCTCAAAAACATAAATCTAAAACTTCCTCTCGGATCATTTATCGCAATCACCGGGGTAAGTGGTTCTGGGAAATCTTCACTCATAAATGAAACTCTCGTAAGAATTTTGATGAAGAAAATTTATCATTCTAAAACTACTCCTCTTCCTTTTAAAGAAATAAAGGGTTTAGAGAATATTGATAAAGTTATTGAGATTGATCAATCTCCAATTGGAAGAACGCCAAGATCGAATCCGGCGACATATACCGGACTATTCACACATATCCGGGATCTCTTTGCTCAACTCCCGGAATCAAAAATGAGAGGTTATAAAACCGGCAGATTTAGTTTTAATGTTGCCGGAGGAAGATGTGACGGATGCGAAGGGGATGGACTTAAAAAAATTGAAATGAATTTTTTACCCGATGTTTATGTGCTCTGTGAAGTTTGCAATGGAAAAAGGTATAACCGTGAAACTTTGGAGATTCTTTATAAAACAAAAAGTATTTCAGATGTACTGAATATGAATGTTGAGGATGCTATTCAGTTTTTTGAGGATATCCCTACTCTATACCGTAAAATAAAAGCTTTAAATGATGTTGGACTTGGATACATTAAACTTGGTCAGCAAGCCACAACACTTTCCGGTGGAGAAGCACAGAGAGTAAAATTAGCGACTGAACTGAGCAAGGTTGGAACTGGAAAAACTATTTATATTTTAGATGAGCCAACTACAGGTCTCCATTTTGAAGATGTTAGAATTTTATTAAAAGTACTAAATCAGCTGGTTGAAAAGGGAAATACCGTAATAGTAGTTGAGCATAATTTGGATGTAATAAAAGTAGCCGATTATGTCGTTGATCTTGGTCCTGGAGGAGGTGAGTTTGGTGGTGAATTAATTTCGGAAGGTACTCCCGAAATTGTGGCCGCTAACAATAATAGTTTAACCGGGAAATTTTTAAAGAAGGAATTATTCAGAAATTAG
- a CDS encoding YigZ family protein: MDTPSIIKTIPNFHEFRFKEKGSLFIGQTYNITSEEGAEIQLKKIKKEFYEATHRCFSLRLIDGTFKYSDDGEPSGTAGIRIYNAQKHFEVTNNLTLVIRYFGGTKLGVGPLGKAYYDSAFSVLNEAKVVTLKKFQGLVIDYDFEQSSLVHNIIKKYGIKVISSNFDPSPKIQSYIDFESLLSFGSEMAQYSPRSIKFTLKENIEYFEV; encoded by the coding sequence ATGGACACACCCAGCATCATCAAAACCATCCCTAATTTTCATGAATTCCGCTTCAAAGAAAAAGGATCATTGTTCATAGGGCAGACTTACAATATAACATCGGAAGAGGGAGCAGAAATTCAATTAAAGAAAATTAAAAAAGAATTTTATGAAGCCACACACAGATGTTTCTCTCTTAGGCTGATTGATGGCACTTTTAAGTACTCTGACGATGGAGAACCAAGCGGAACCGCCGGAATAAGAATTTACAACGCCCAAAAACATTTTGAAGTTACAAATAACCTTACTCTTGTAATCCGCTATTTTGGTGGGACGAAACTTGGAGTTGGTCCCCTTGGCAAAGCATATTATGATTCTGCCTTCTCGGTACTAAATGAGGCAAAAGTAGTAACTCTAAAAAAATTTCAAGGATTAGTAATTGATTATGATTTTGAGCAATCGAGTTTAGTGCACAATATCATAAAAAAGTATGGCATTAAAGTTATTTCTTCCAATTTTGATCCTTCGCCAAAAATTCAAAGTTATATTGATTTTGAAAGCTTATTGAGTTTTGGTTCAGAAATGGCACAATACTCACCTCGAAGCATAAAATTTACTTTAAAAGAGAATATAGAATATTTTGAAGTGTGA
- a CDS encoding Rrf2 family transcriptional regulator, translating into MIYTKTGEYAIRAILFLARQPKENLIMSSEIAKTEDIPAHYLAKILQRMAKYGYVDSFKGRGGGFKITELAKKSSILEIVERVEGPVINLKCVTGLKECSDEYPCPLHDEWAELRNKIYSLISSKSVQEVADKYSETLRKSV; encoded by the coding sequence ATGATCTATACGAAAACTGGCGAATATGCAATAAGAGCCATACTTTTCTTGGCGCGTCAACCAAAAGAAAACCTGATCATGTCATCAGAGATCGCAAAAACAGAAGATATTCCAGCCCATTATCTTGCCAAAATTCTACAAAGAATGGCAAAGTATGGATATGTTGATTCCTTTAAAGGACGTGGCGGTGGATTTAAAATTACAGAACTTGCCAAAAAAAGCTCAATTCTCGAAATTGTTGAAAGAGTCGAAGGTCCGGTAATTAACCTGAAATGTGTTACGGGATTAAAAGAATGCTCGGATGAGTATCCTTGTCCTCTTCACGATGAATGGGCAGAACTAAGAAATAAAATATATAGTTTGATTTCTAGTAAATCCGTTCAAGAAGTGGCAGATAAATATTCCGAGACTTTGAGAAAATCGGTTTAA
- a CDS encoding O-methyltransferase — translation MSKIINENQLDYLNNFRNEKNDLLIEMEEYARANKIPILDWLSSEFLEHMILTARPKRVLEIGTAIAYSSIRIARSLRKKGIVDTIEKSEPNIETAYGFIKRTNLESKINILEGDALDLLPRLSKKYDFIFLDADKEDYETLFHFALMLLKKKGIIFIDNLLWKGYAASKSVPHNFKISTQHVRKFNDVFMNQKNLKAFIYPIGDGIGIGVKC, via the coding sequence ATGTCAAAAATTATTAATGAAAATCAATTAGATTATTTAAATAATTTTCGCAATGAAAAGAATGATTTATTAATTGAAATGGAGGAATACGCGAGAGCGAATAAAATACCTATATTAGATTGGCTCTCATCCGAATTTTTAGAACATATGATATTGACTGCCCGCCCCAAAAGAGTACTTGAGATCGGAACTGCGATTGCATACTCATCTATTCGTATCGCACGCTCGCTACGGAAAAAGGGAATAGTGGACACCATTGAAAAAAGTGAACCGAACATTGAAACTGCTTACGGTTTTATTAAACGAACCAATTTAGAAAGTAAAATAAATATACTTGAGGGGGATGCTCTCGATTTACTGCCGCGTCTTTCGAAAAAATATGATTTCATTTTTCTTGATGCAGATAAGGAAGATTACGAGACTCTGTTTCACTTTGCACTGATGTTATTGAAGAAAAAGGGGATAATATTTATTGATAATTTATTGTGGAAAGGTTATGCCGCTTCCAAATCGGTCCCTCATAATTTTAAGATATCAACTCAACACGTTAGAAAATTCAATGATGTTTTTATGAATCAAAAAAATCTTAAAGCCTTTATCTATCCAATTGGTGATGGAATAGGCATCGGGGTAAAGTGTTGA
- a CDS encoding S8 family peptidase: MKFLFPVLLLLLITSTIYSQQKYFVYFKDKGISQNQTLNKSSALFQEAEKQLTTRAIERRKSVLGDEKYITIEDLPVKSEYLEALKLEGIKIHHVLKWFNAASAYLNDEEIKIISKYEFIDRIERVKGFTSAKPIDESKSIEPPISLNKTIGLDYGFALTQNDLSEIPAVHNLGIDGKGVIIGILDTGFRWKTVPSLQTKNVIAEYDFVFKDANTANESNDRSDQDRHGTRVFSIMAGNEPGKLIGPAYASSFLLAKTEDIRVEVNSEEDNYAAALEWMESKGVDITSSSLGYRVFDKEQTSYSYQDMNGFTTIVAKAANLAFDRGVSTFTAAGNEGMDLISSPGDAFNMITVGAVSSTNSLASFSSRGPSSDGRIKPEIVAQGVSVYHAIEGTANYGSGNGTSYATPIAAGIAGLLKSAYPHLNNRQIRNIFLESGDNKTVPNNERGWGLISAKRAINYPNLKLNGTSFLLNKAFIYSSGVKSNSVSLNYSSGSGLFTTIPMSFDGNFIFSCELPNSNPGANVEFYFTYESETGEFKRDPFSDNYKLKFGDVVVTLSDLIEDRELPSDFNLYQNYPNPFNPETTIRYQLSEISHVTLKVYDILGREVATLANEVMQPGNYKVKFSINNILSSSSLSTFTSLGQASSTLSTGVYFYRLTAGNFSQTKKMVLVK; this comes from the coding sequence ATGAAATTTCTCTTCCCCGTTTTATTACTATTGTTGATCACTTCGACAATCTATTCTCAGCAAAAATATTTTGTTTATTTCAAAGATAAAGGGATCTCACAAAATCAGACCTTGAATAAAAGTTCTGCCCTTTTCCAGGAAGCAGAAAAACAACTCACCACAAGAGCAATCGAACGTCGTAAATCTGTTTTGGGAGATGAAAAATATATCACAATTGAAGATCTACCGGTGAAAAGTGAATATCTCGAAGCATTAAAATTAGAAGGGATAAAGATTCATCATGTGCTTAAATGGTTTAATGCCGCATCGGCTTATTTGAATGATGAAGAAATAAAAATAATATCGAAGTATGAATTTATTGATAGAATTGAACGAGTGAAAGGGTTTACATCTGCGAAACCTATTGATGAATCAAAAAGTATTGAACCGCCGATTAGCTTGAACAAAACTATTGGACTAGATTACGGATTTGCTTTAACACAAAATGATTTATCTGAAATTCCAGCTGTTCACAATTTGGGTATCGATGGCAAAGGCGTAATTATTGGTATTCTTGACACCGGTTTTAGGTGGAAAACAGTTCCATCACTTCAAACTAAAAATGTAATTGCTGAGTATGATTTTGTTTTTAAGGATGCGAATACAGCAAATGAATCAAATGACCGATCAGATCAGGATAGACATGGAACAAGAGTTTTTTCAATTATGGCGGGAAATGAACCTGGTAAATTAATTGGTCCCGCTTATGCCTCCTCTTTTTTATTAGCAAAAACCGAAGACATCCGAGTAGAAGTAAATAGTGAAGAGGATAATTATGCCGCCGCACTTGAGTGGATGGAATCTAAAGGTGTTGATATAACAAGCAGTTCATTAGGCTATAGAGTTTTTGATAAAGAACAAACTTCATATAGTTATCAAGATATGAATGGATTTACAACCATAGTTGCTAAAGCGGCTAATCTCGCATTTGATAGGGGAGTTTCAACTTTTACTGCCGCCGGTAACGAAGGCATGGATCTTATTTCCTCACCAGGTGATGCTTTTAATATGATAACAGTTGGAGCTGTATCCTCAACAAATTCCTTGGCATCGTTCAGCAGTCGTGGACCGTCTTCTGATGGAAGAATAAAACCGGAAATAGTTGCGCAGGGTGTTTCAGTTTATCATGCTATCGAAGGTACAGCTAATTATGGATCGGGTAATGGCACTTCTTATGCAACTCCAATTGCCGCGGGAATCGCGGGCTTATTAAAATCAGCTTATCCGCATCTTAATAACCGACAAATTAGAAATATCTTTCTTGAGAGCGGAGATAATAAAACAGTACCAAATAACGAAAGAGGATGGGGTTTAATCAGCGCTAAAAGAGCAATTAATTATCCTAACTTAAAATTGAATGGTACTAGTTTCCTCCTTAATAAAGCATTTATTTATAGCTCCGGAGTAAAATCAAATTCGGTCAGTTTGAATTATTCTTCCGGTTCGGGATTATTCACAACAATACCAATGAGTTTTGATGGCAATTTTATTTTCTCATGCGAGCTTCCAAATTCAAATCCAGGTGCTAATGTTGAATTCTATTTTACTTATGAATCGGAGACTGGAGAATTTAAGCGCGATCCCTTTTCTGATAATTATAAACTAAAGTTTGGTGATGTTGTAGTTACACTTTCCGATTTAATAGAAGATAGGGAATTGCCTTCAGATTTTAATTTATACCAAAATTATCCAAATCCCTTTAATCCGGAAACTACCATCAGATATCAGCTTTCAGAAATAAGTCATGTCACATTAAAAGTGTATGACATTTTGGGTAGAGAAGTTGCGACATTAGCTAATGAAGTGATGCAACCGGGAAATTATAAAGTGAAATTTTCAATTAATAATATATTATCTAGTTCTTCACTCTCTACTTTTACCAGTCTTGGGCAGGCAAGCTCAACACTCTCAACCGGTGTATATTTTTACCGATTAACTGCCGGCAATTTTTCACAGACAAAAAAAATGGTTTTGGTGAAATAA
- the lepB gene encoding signal peptidase I — MSIFKKDSKEKETKKVIKTPKQKFIEFWKNLLFAAIAALLIKTFLIETSRVPTGSMEKTILVGDFLFVNKFIYGASSPRTIPFTNVVLPYFQLPSIREPKKGDIVVFEYPGDRDVFKPVQIDNYVKRCIGEPGDTIEIIDKVVFINGKEAQRPYEIQYLNNYVTPKGVPNPRIFPKNSFFNEDNYGPIIIPKKGDTLYLTFENIEQWRTIIDREFDKRAVIIEGDKIIIDGVHTNSYILKDDYYFMMGDNRDDSADSRFWGFVPRSKVVGQALMIYWSWDPSIPFSDFFNLLGSVRINRIAKLVH; from the coding sequence ATGAGTATATTCAAAAAAGATAGTAAAGAAAAAGAAACGAAGAAAGTTATAAAAACCCCCAAGCAAAAGTTTATTGAGTTTTGGAAAAATTTATTGTTTGCTGCAATTGCCGCTCTTCTTATAAAAACATTTTTAATTGAGACTTCCCGTGTTCCAACCGGATCAATGGAAAAAACAATTCTAGTTGGTGATTTCTTATTTGTAAATAAATTTATTTACGGCGCCTCATCACCAAGAACAATCCCTTTCACAAATGTTGTACTTCCATATTTTCAACTTCCATCAATTCGGGAACCAAAAAAGGGGGATATTGTAGTGTTTGAATATCCGGGTGATAGAGATGTATTTAAACCTGTGCAAATTGATAATTATGTGAAAAGATGTATTGGTGAGCCTGGTGATACAATAGAGATTATTGATAAAGTAGTTTTCATAAATGGCAAAGAGGCACAGCGTCCATACGAAATTCAATACTTAAATAATTATGTCACTCCAAAGGGAGTTCCTAATCCACGAATCTTTCCAAAAAATTCCTTCTTTAATGAGGATAATTATGGACCAATTATCATTCCGAAAAAAGGGGATACACTTTATCTTACTTTTGAAAATATAGAGCAGTGGCGAACTATTATCGATAGAGAATTTGATAAACGTGCGGTAATAATTGAAGGGGATAAAATTATTATAGATGGTGTGCATACTAATTCCTACATTTTAAAAGATGATTATTATTTTATGATGGGGGATAACCGGGATGATAGCGCAGATAGCCGGTTCTGGGGATTTGTTCCTCGAAGCAAAGTTGTTGGTCAAGCTTTAATGATTTATTGGTCATGGGATCCAAGTATTCCATTCTCCGATTTTTTCAACTTACTCGGCTCAGTTAGAATAAACAGAATTGCAAAATTAGTCCATTGA
- the lepA gene encoding translation elongation factor 4 → MKNIRNFCIIAHIDHGKSTIADGLLEFTNTISKREAKDQLLDSLDLERERGITIKSHAIQMKYIAKDKETYTLNLIDTPGHVDFSYEVSRSLAACEGAVLIVDAAQGVEAQTISNLYMAIDAGLEILPVINKIDLPSAMVDSVKHQIIDLIGCNEESIILASAKTRVGIEEILESIVQKIPPPKGDENAPLQALIFDSIFDVYRGAVAYIRVMNGIIKEKDEIKFFVNDKKYLAEEVGTLRLGRIRTGELRAGNVGYLIANIKEIHDTKVGDTVTHLRNGTDTPLPGYKEIKPMVFSGLYPTDSDEYEDLREALEKFRLNDSALSFIPETSAALGFGFRCGFLGMLHMEIVQERLEREFDQSIVTTLPNVEYWVFKKDGTKLVVDNPADMPPVGDIDHVEEPYVIAQIVTPSEYVGNLMQLAIEKRGIYKNTTYLDPTRADLTFEFPLAEIIFDFYDKLKSISRGYASFDYEFIDYRESDLVKLDIMLNGDKVDALSIIVHEKKAYSWGLKVCSKLKDLIPRQMFEIAIQAAIGAKVISRTNIKAMRKNVLAKCYGGDISRKRKLLEKQKEGKKRMKQVGNVEIPQEAFLAVLQIED, encoded by the coding sequence ATGAAAAACATCAGAAATTTCTGCATAATCGCACATATTGATCATGGAAAATCCACTATTGCCGATGGACTCCTTGAATTTACAAATACAATCTCGAAAAGAGAAGCCAAAGACCAGCTCCTCGACAGTTTAGATCTTGAAAGAGAGAGAGGGATAACCATTAAATCGCATGCGATACAAATGAAGTATATCGCAAAAGATAAAGAAACTTATACTCTCAATTTAATTGATACACCCGGGCATGTTGATTTTTCGTATGAAGTATCGAGATCACTCGCCGCTTGTGAAGGCGCCGTACTAATTGTTGATGCCGCTCAGGGAGTTGAGGCGCAAACAATAAGTAATCTTTATATGGCAATTGATGCAGGACTCGAAATTTTACCTGTTATTAATAAAATTGATTTACCCAGCGCGATGGTCGATTCGGTTAAACATCAGATTATTGATTTAATTGGTTGTAATGAGGAGAGTATAATATTAGCTAGCGCAAAAACAAGAGTAGGTATTGAAGAAATATTAGAAAGTATTGTTCAAAAAATTCCCCCGCCAAAAGGGGATGAAAATGCTCCACTACAGGCATTAATATTCGATTCAATTTTTGATGTGTACCGTGGAGCTGTTGCATACATCCGAGTTATGAATGGCATCATCAAAGAAAAAGATGAAATTAAATTTTTTGTAAATGATAAAAAATATTTGGCTGAGGAAGTCGGCACATTAAGATTGGGTAGAATTAGAACCGGGGAATTGAGAGCAGGTAATGTGGGCTATCTTATTGCAAATATAAAAGAGATTCATGATACAAAAGTTGGTGATACTGTAACTCATCTTAGAAATGGTACTGATACTCCATTGCCCGGATATAAAGAAATTAAGCCAATGGTATTTAGTGGATTGTACCCAACCGATTCTGATGAATATGAAGATTTACGTGAAGCATTAGAAAAATTTAGATTGAACGATTCAGCATTAAGCTTTATTCCAGAGACTTCCGCGGCACTCGGTTTTGGGTTTAGATGCGGTTTCCTTGGTATGCTTCATATGGAAATAGTGCAGGAAAGATTAGAAAGAGAATTTGATCAATCAATAGTAACAACACTTCCCAACGTTGAGTATTGGGTTTTCAAGAAAGATGGGACAAAATTAGTTGTAGATAATCCTGCAGATATGCCCCCCGTTGGAGATATTGATCATGTTGAGGAACCATATGTTATTGCACAAATTGTGACCCCGAGTGAATATGTTGGGAACTTAATGCAGTTGGCGATTGAAAAAAGAGGTATTTATAAAAATACAACTTATTTAGATCCAACTCGTGCCGATTTAACATTCGAGTTTCCACTGGCTGAAATAATCTTTGATTTCTACGATAAGCTCAAATCGATTTCTCGCGGCTATGCTTCATTCGACTATGAATTTATTGATTATCGCGAATCAGATCTTGTGAAACTTGACATAATGCTTAATGGAGATAAAGTTGATGCTCTTTCTATTATTGTTCATGAAAAGAAAGCTTACAGCTGGGGATTAAAAGTCTGTTCCAAACTTAAAGACTTAATCCCGCGTCAAATGTTCGAAATTGCTATTCAAGCGGCTATTGGCGCTAAGGTAATTTCCAGAACAAATATAAAAGCAATGCGTAAAAATGTACTCGCGAAATGCTACGGTGGCGATATTTCGAGAAAAAGAAAACTTCTCGAAAAGCAGAAAGAAGGTAAGAAAAGAATGAAGCAAGTAGGAAATGTTGAAATACCACAAGAAGCATTTTTAGCAGTATTACAAATAGAAGATTAA
- a CDS encoding PQQ-binding-like beta-propeller repeat protein, with protein MNKLLLYILFFLPGITGWTQSDSVYVNTNFVESYIKSELPRVSNLFLFQPDNKILVTYDSTYLTYFDEELKSKWIKNIYTQISVSPVYSDNFIVIGTTDGDLILIEEKTGMQDQSFGTGDSISSGISSFEYEGRKELVFPKMNDSKTALLIGNKGGVIVCYDLETLQEYWRSDFSSNLINSQLLVSKKRLYFTNNEGYLNCVDINNGLLIWRWKETETSSFDGSPILINDKNVFVVGENGTVYAIDIQLGRLTWKTTNIKFQNKISLTFDSKFLLARATNDRIYWIEPASGKYYTSIKSNYATNDTTSSIISNKNFLLYSQKTKLIIVDSKKKESEIFSGENNILKIGLLQERKIYLIDSNGNLFFINLREI; from the coding sequence ATGAACAAATTATTACTTTATATACTCTTTTTCTTACCTGGGATAACTGGATGGACTCAGTCCGATTCAGTTTACGTCAACACTAATTTTGTTGAAAGCTACATTAAATCGGAACTGCCCAGGGTTTCTAATTTATTTTTATTTCAACCTGACAATAAAATCTTGGTTACCTACGACAGCACATACTTAACCTACTTCGATGAAGAATTAAAATCCAAATGGATTAAAAACATCTACACCCAGATTTCAGTCTCACCCGTATACAGTGACAATTTTATAGTTATTGGCACCACTGATGGAGATTTAATTTTAATTGAAGAAAAAACCGGAATGCAGGACCAATCATTCGGAACAGGTGATTCAATCTCCAGTGGTATTTCATCGTTTGAGTATGAGGGGAGAAAAGAGTTGGTTTTCCCAAAAATGAACGACTCAAAAACCGCTCTGCTAATTGGGAATAAAGGAGGGGTTATAGTTTGTTACGATTTAGAAACGCTCCAAGAATATTGGAGAAGTGATTTTAGTAGCAACCTTATCAATTCGCAGTTACTGGTTAGTAAAAAAAGACTTTATTTTACTAACAATGAAGGTTATTTAAATTGTGTCGATATAAACAACGGATTGCTGATTTGGCGGTGGAAGGAAACTGAGACAAGCAGTTTTGATGGCTCCCCTATTTTAATAAACGATAAGAATGTTTTTGTTGTAGGTGAAAATGGAACTGTTTATGCTATAGATATTCAATTAGGTAGATTAACATGGAAAACAACTAACATTAAATTTCAAAACAAAATAAGTCTAACTTTCGATTCAAAGTTTCTATTGGCACGAGCAACCAATGATCGCATTTATTGGATAGAACCCGCATCTGGTAAATATTATACTAGTATTAAAAGTAATTACGCAACTAATGATACCACTTCATCAATAATTAGCAATAAAAACTTTTTGCTTTATTCCCAAAAAACAAAATTGATAATAGTTGATTCGAAAAAGAAAGAATCAGAAATCTTTAGCGGTGAGAATAATATACTTAAGATTGGGTTATTACAGGAGAGAAAAATTTATCTTATCGACTCTAATGGGAATTTATTTTTTATTAATCTGAGAGAAATATGA